A stretch of DNA from Bradyrhizobium algeriense:
CGATCTGTTGGCGGAATGAGTCGAGGCTGGTGTCCTCGACCGATCCGAGATCGCCGTAGCCGGCATTGTTCACGAGCACATCGAGGCCGCCGAACGCCTGCTCGGCAAGGCGGACGGCCGCTTGCGCAGCGGTGTCATCCGTCACGTCGAGCCTTGCGATCCGCAGGCTTTCGCCAAAGCGTTCGAGCAGCGGCTGCAGCGGTTCGGGATCCCGCGCCGATGCGACCACTCGATCACCCACAGCGAGCACGGCTTCCAGTATGGCACGCCCCAGACCTCTGGAGCTGCCACTGATGAACCAGGTCTTCATGAGATATCTCCGGATAAGTTGCTGCGGATGGATTTTCGCAACTGTTTTCGCAGCTCATGGGGCGAGGCGCGTAAAGACGTAGTCGTGGTCCTTCGCACCAGCTTCATGGCAGGCAAAACAGGTGCGGTGCTGCCCCTCGTCGACCGGCCTGCCGTTTACGAACCGGCCGAAGCCCCAACCGCCCGTCGCTCCATATTTGCGCGAGTCCTTGACCATCACCTGGACTGTGGTCGCGGCGCCGGGAATCGTGGCGGATGCGAACTCGGGAGACTTCGCCCGCTTCCAGGCGCGCTTGACGAGAATGGTGCCATCGGGGAACGGTAGCTTTCCGTCGTTGTAGGCGTCGATCGCGGTCTGGTTGCCGACGACGGCGCGCAGCTCATTCAGGGGAGCGGCCTCCTCGGCGGGCGCGATCAGTTCCCACTGCTTGTAGCCATCCGGGATGGTGACGCCGAAGATTGGCGATGCCTCGGCGCGTGCCGCGGGCGCCTGCGCAAGGGCCATCGAGAGCAGGTATGGCATGCAAGTGAGGAGAACGACGAGGAGGACCACGGCCACCACGATGACCGTGGCGCAGGGCGATCTCTTCTTTTCAGGTTCCGTCGAGGTCATGACTCTGTACCAAGCTGAGTTCGAGAATTGATCCTCGATCCAGCCGAACTGGACCGAGGTGCTGACATATCCTCAGGCGCGGTCGGCATCGACGACAGCCTTCGCAAAGGCCTTCGGCGCTTCCTGGGGTAGGTTATGGCCGATGCCGCCCGTGATTAGGCGATGCTCGTAGTGGCCCGAAAACTTCTTGGCATAGGCACTGACGTCCGGATGCGGCGCGCCGTTGGCGTCCCCCTCGAGCGTGATCGTTGGCACGTCGATGACCGGAGCGGCCGCGAGCCGCTTCTCGACGTGCTCGTATTTCGGCTCGCCCTGGGCGAGTCCGAGCCGCCAGCGGTAGTTGTGGATCACGATCGCGACATGATCCTTGTTGTCGAACGCCGCCGCGCTACGGTCGAATGTGGCGTCGTCGAACTTCCACTGTGGCGAAGCGAGCTTCCAGATCAGCTTGGCGAAATCGTGCGTGTACTTCTCGTATCCGATGCGGCCGCGCTCGGTCGCGAAATAGAACTGGTACCACCATTGCAGCTCGGCCTGCGGCGGCAACGGTGCGCTTCCCGCGGCCTGACTCGAGATCAGATATCCGCTGACCGACACCAGGGCCTGGCAGCGCTCGGGCCACAACGCGGCGATGATGTCGGCCGTCCGCGCGCCCCAGTCGAACCCGGCTACGACGGCCTTCCTGATATTCAGCGCGTCCATCAATGCGATGATGTCGACGGCCATCGCGGCAGGCTCGCCATTGCGCGGCGTCTCGCCGGAGAGGAAGCGCGTCGTTCCGT
This window harbors:
- a CDS encoding cytochrome P460 family protein, whose amino-acid sequence is MTSTEPEKKRSPCATVIVVAVVLLVVLLTCMPYLLSMALAQAPAARAEASPIFGVTIPDGYKQWELIAPAEEAAPLNELRAVVGNQTAIDAYNDGKLPFPDGTILVKRAWKRAKSPEFASATIPGAATTVQVMVKDSRKYGATGGWGFGRFVNGRPVDEGQHRTCFACHEAGAKDHDYVFTRLAP
- a CDS encoding alpha/beta hydrolase, yielding MKQIFDQHRRRFFGVAAGTVAVGLGVIELARAESESPQPSVTNASFGALKQIDAGVLNVGYAEMGPAGGPVAILLHGWPYDIYAFVDVAPILAQAGYRVIVPYLRGYGTTRFLSGETPRNGEPAAMAVDIIALMDALNIRKAVVAGFDWGARTADIIAALWPERCQALVSVSGYLISSQAAGSAPLPPQAELQWWYQFYFATERGRIGYEKYTHDFAKLIWKLASPQWKFDDATFDRSAAAFDNKDHVAIVIHNYRWRLGLAQGEPKYEHVEKRLAAAPVIDVPTITLEGDANGAPHPDVSAYAKKFSGHYEHRLITGGIGHNLPQEAPKAFAKAVVDADRA